The Choristoneura fumiferana chromosome Z, NRCan_CFum_1, whole genome shotgun sequence DNA window ACACTTTCCTTTTTGACTGTGTTTATTTCCTTAGTTGTTAAAGTTCTTCTGTCTGTAACTACCACCTCGCAAACTTTATTTTGAGCTaccagtgaaaaaaaaaagccgtaATACTTATGGGCTGATAGTTTTAAAAACATGCAAGCaggtttgaaaaaaataaacataaacattgtctagctttaatagtagattgttcaacgagggaCAAAAACAAGCCATAAGGATaagagatgtttagccacccgagcagagcaagggtggctatagttcgagtgccattatggttgtttaatctcgcgttaaacactacttttcactttgaatggtaggaaaaaaaacgacgttctgttcaaaattacaatattactttttaaaaaaacgtaCCTATGCTCAATACTACTTATATacatttgttcaaaattaaaatagcaaaaaccttaatgtaattaaatagattcatattcgaaATCAtcaattgtgtttcacgaaattaaatcgtgttttttgagtatttttggacagttgtcattttggggttatttccacgccctaaaagtTTTCTATACACAGTcactgaaaatggcgataatcgAAACATTATCCAGCCAAACAGCCAagcacggtgtttgtgaatggattTTTCCTGTTTAGGAGTttccaaagtaaataaaaaaatatatttaatccCCAACACCCTGAATGTTGACATTTAGCTTgttgtattgttattgtttttgtattttgtaactttgtgtgtatgtacctatgtattataagcctattttaaatgtatgccatatgattaaataaataaataaatccgcaAAGATTtatgaggagctttagtcccgatatgcagagactaaaaacattttaagagcatgagaagtgaaaatgttAAGAAAGTGACAAAAGATACGGTTTTACTCACTAATCTAAAATGTGTACCTACCGGCTCTTGGACCAACCTGTTCTCCTAGGTTAGGTCACTTGTAGCAAAGAGGTAAAATATTCaatataaaatcatttatttctcAAATATATTATATAGCTACCCATAATAGGAACATTACCAATGATATAAAGCAATTATTAAATACCTCTATtgcattttaagtttttgaacaacgttaattaataaactaagtTATAATGGACTGATTTTTATTTCACTGATGAATATcttgtatataaatatactggtcatatcttatatataaaaaaagtacaaaaaatacacGTATACATAATGGTCAATCATTATCCGGATGAttataaagttacaaatatatttgtattaaaaacatttaaaaatataaaaataaactttttgtcTTAAACATAcgattataattagaataaaaataataacaaaaaaattaactaactctaaaaaacatgaaaataatgtCTACCAGTacagtcggtgcctcagcagtCTCAGCACGAACCAGTAAGAGTGAGAGCAGCTCAATAGATAGTATGTACCTAGATAAGGTAGAAGACTATAGGTTCACTCCTGTTGGCACTTGCTGTAGCTAGAGATGTGCCGAACAcgggtttcaccgaatacgaatgTTCGAtaaaacttttaccgaaccgaatattcggcataattgattcctaagtagaaactagaaatatgatttatttttgttgaaatgtttaATCGTGCAactcttgattaaaacaaaaaacttgtttaatttttttctgtagcttaatctcaaaacaactacatacatattttgtttttaattaataatcatCTTTTTTATCTGCgttattggaaataaagctacAGTGTCAACAAATCGTAAAGCCTCACAAACACATTTAACACTCAtctcatacatggctcaatacagtaaaaagaagagataccactttgccgaacattcggtgatttagccgaatattcggccgaatacgaatattcggcccatccctagctgtagcactgcagggctactacgaaactcgaagttcgtgtcatgcggtccctctcgctctcgtattaaacagtataaagtatcagagggaccgcacgacacgaacttcgagtttccagtttcgtagtagccctgctgctcgaCACCATTTacaaaagattgttttttttttcgatacagacagacagagacgtcGATTGATCAGGAATCCTGATGGTGCTTCATTCAGCATCCATTCCACTTCACCGTGTGCATAAATTGTtcagcaactgtgttaaagcaATCGAATTTCAACCCGAGAACAACTTGTTATTAAGTGAAGTTCactcacaccattgaattacttcgctggtgtgtgcaggttttctcacgatgttttacttcaccgtaCTAAAGCTCATGCTAAATTTCaactgtaatttcgcacatgaatttcgaaaagctcagacttgtgagccggggtttgattTGAGCTcaagatcctctgcttgagaagggTCAAATCACTAGGACACCAACACCACGGCTAATCTGCTTTTGTTTACAAGTTTGTTTTCATAGTCTTTATGATAATTATGATCACGGACCTTAGATCTTTATCGTGATGAGATGGCACTaagaataaaactaaatttgcTTATCAGCGGTTGGCTTTATCATTAATTCAAACCCTATTTAATGCAATGGAGTACATGCATAGTACAAGTTTGACTATTATTCTCTACGGATTATGTTATTTTCAGGACACATCTTGTCTTAATACATGTACCTATATATCTATGAGTAGTTATGAATCGGGATTAATTAAAGTAGAAAATAGTACAAAAGTTTTCGATTGAGATTTTTGGTTAACTTAATAAGAATCGAGAACAGTATTTTTCAATTGACTATTCATGCAATATTTATGAGAAAGTGAAATACTATTCATTATGAATAGTATCTTCGAACTTCAGCTAAAATAGTTTCGTAAGTAGCCTCGTCGATGACGATAAACGTCTTAGCTCGTCGACTGAAGTAGTAAATGTCACCGGTGAAGATGTCGAACCATAGCGCGTGGATATGTAAGTCGTGTTTTTGCagtcgtttttttagcattccATATGATGCGATATTTTGAAGTTGCTGCAAAGTGTTCACCTGAAACCGCCCATATTCTTTTAAATTCCACTAGTTATTAATCCTGTTCCTACACGAGTAGGTAGTTCATGGTCTGACAAGGCTTCGATTGGCAAGTTGACTTAAGCAACTACTAAATACTTGCAAATGTTTTTGTatctaaggctccgtttccaccagagatgtacgtggatgtgttgcgaggaatgtgtttttcatgaaccaatagtaacgcttcatttacctcgccttgcTCCGCTCAGCTTCCACccgagatgtgctgtgcgaggataggtaaattaagcgtttctattggttcatgaaaatcactgctcgcaacacatcctctcatatctttggtggaaacgtagccttgTTTAACTTAAAAGCGCAGTACAAATTAGAGTCATTTACCTGAGATAATTTATCTTCTGTGCTAAATTTGTTGTCGGGGTCGATGTAAGCTACAAATTTTGTTTGAGGTGTTTCTGCTGTAAATAACATGGGATTAGAAAAATCACCATTCATTGCAATAAACTTGTCTAAACTAGTTTTTCCATGGTTGCACAGCCATGATTTCAAAGGAGATATTCTTCTTTGTTCCTGTAAGAAACAAGCATTATGTAACTTTCTGCCTTGCCATGGGatcatataatttatttataagtgacGTTTACAGTAATAAGTCAAACTACACATAAAATATTGTCAGAATATTGTATAGTATAAAGTCAACTTACAGTGCTTGATTCTTCTTTACTTTTTAAAGTGTACAGTAGGTTCATAGCCTTACAGTCACTGTGACCGCATACAATAATGTGTCTTATGTCGTTAACAATACATGCCAATTCCAACGCTGCTGGTTCACAGCTGGTCATCTCATCGATAAAGTGTTGAGAGTGCGGTATCAAGTTTCCAGCATTTCTTACTGAAAATAACGAGGTAATTATTGCCACATAatgatgtaaaaaatatatattatataacaataaaaaacatcCATTTACAAACCAACAAACATGTCGCCTACAGAAGTTTCCGTAAACCTAGTTGGAATCATTCGACTGTCCATGCACGTGTAGAAAAGGGCCTTAggctaaaaatatacaaaagtaATTAGAGAAATAGGTAtttcaaaagtttaaaacacCGTTAAAATGTTTTCCTTTTGCCTGTTTTCAATTATATCTCTGTTTCAATCTTTCGTCATACTTGTACTGTTTGTTTTAACAAGCTTATTGCCTATTAActtcatttattatatttatttgtttgttttaaatctcgcaagtttatttttaatccaCATGGTCAGAtggacttaaaatttggtatacaataCATAGGaagttgaatgacaatgcaagtgcacTGAACAAAAAGTACTTACTTCAGTAAGCAAaagaaactttaattaaaaattaaatttactgtttCCTTTTTTAACAAAACGTGGCAGAGATGTGAGAGGGAAagggaaggtacgatacgaacttcgattttcgaatttcgtagtagccctgctgagggaccgcacgacacgaacttcgagtttcgttgtagccctgctgacacgcGTTGGATGGCGCGTGTAAGCGTGGCGTGGCTTCGGGTTTGAAATTGTATGTCCGCATCTTAAACATGAACGAATGCTCACTGAGCAATACAATAAACTCTGTATACTAATCATGGTACAGCTGTCTTGTGATATACAAGAAAATGGAATTAAATCGTTATCAAACTCTTATCAAAGAACAAAAtcgtttaattattataatttaaataaaacggccaagtgcgaattaAACTCGCGTGGAGAGAGTTCCGTACAATGCCAAACTCAAATGTATTCCTctatttttcttataaatattttaaggtgCTTTTCAAATCCTCACAGTAAGACGCAACTActactagcgctatctagtTGTGTTTTAGTGAACTATTTTTCATTACAAGTGAACGTTTATGGTATTATATTGAGTTTAGGTTCTTTTAGGTTTCCCTGTAATCTTCTAAAAGCAATgaactatattttgtatttttttcataattttaggCTTAGTATTTTCGAAGATAAGAGGGGTGAGGGGGAATGGTCAATTTTCGTCttctttcatgaataaaatcaaaacttattattttacacacaaacatcacgtctgcattcccaaatggggtaggcagagcacaagaAACGTTACCAcctcggagccacttttagcaattttaggttttaagtttgacacaAATATAGTTGAGATCCTCATAACGAGCTCTTTCGTTTGATATATGACacagtaaaactttttttttaatttcctaattTGTCCCCCGAAAATgacccttatttaaaaaaatatatttactttgcTGCACATGTCTTTGGGTCATAGGTTTACACCAttctaccaaatttcacctgatTTGGTCGAGTAGattcggagcaaattggctgttacagatggacggacagacagacagacgcacgagtgatcctataagggttccttttttatgtacgaaaccctaaagaaacataaatatcattaaacttaacagaaattaaaaaatattttatcacaaCTTTGTTAATATGATCtgcttttgaaatttcattCGAACATTTTGCTCAGCGATTGTTGGATAATGCATGGCTTAGGTTAAACATAGACACAACAATGCgtgaataaaaaatgaaaacgaCAGTGACAGATAGGTACTGACAGCTAGGGAAACGGTTTTGGGTTGGCTCTTGGGTTTGGGTTGTGCGTGCGATGAAAATTGACTTTAGGGTGAAGTAGCTGTTGAAGTTCAAAAGTGGAGGGAGGAGAAAGCAgccaaaaaaatcttgtaaatttgtaaaaggtacaatatatataaatattcatttaaattaatatttaagcgtccttaatatataatttcattgtattaagtattaaaattgATAAACATGTACCAAGTAAGAATATAGTCGCTAGAAGAGTGGTTATTTTTGCAAGAAAAACACGTCCGTCGCACGTCACTATTCTTTTATTCATTCTATTCGGTCCAATTGTCAATGCAAAAGTCAAGTAAAGTCAATGTAATAAACTGAAGTTCTAAGGTCGATGATGTATTTATTGATACAAAAAAACTGAACACATATAATATAAGAATTAAATAGCTtcttattttatgaattacGAGTTCATAAAAATACAAGGTTAGTATAAGATTTACTCACCACAGGATTGTCTTTGACTTGTTGAAACTGTTTTACCATGCTCGACCGGTCTAACACACGATATCTCATGATTCCTCGAAGAATTCGTTCCATCTTATTTGATTAGTATGGATAGACCACGTTAGTTCCGTATTTGGGCTACGTTTGTTCGTCATTTAGACTTAGTTATGGACGGGTAGTAGCCATTATTTGAAGATTGACATAGATGACCTTCATTACGGAGCTTATCGCGTTCGCAGTTGAGCTAACCGTGCAGCCGTGtcgtatattattttattattataggttACGACAAAATAACCTGTCCGTAAAAACGTCATCGTTAGTAGCTTTTCATTGTCTTATCAGAAATTAGTTCAAAGTACTTTAATGCGAGAAAATACAATTTGTCagataatattaagtataaagaTAGAAGAATGGactatacctacaattttattgtttaatatataaaactGATTTATAACTGACctattgaaaacatttttttgatatGGTTTACATTATATTCAAACCATAATGCAATATATATCATGTTTTTGAATTACTTTCGAAGAATGTTTTGATtaggactgttttttttttgtatttatatacctacaacaaGGATTGTGTAGGTTTAAAGATTTTGATGTTAGTATGCCTGTATTTTTGTGATAGCTATTTTTCTGCAACAAAATTGGGTTTCTTTGCAATATTTAACAGTGCATTTGTTATGGACCAAGTGAAATaagggcattatgaataatgaaaagCTATACCGGGCGAAGTGATCATATTGAGTGCCAGAATTGGATTCAATCACTATAGATAGGTAACTTAACAGATTTTGatagatatttaattatgtaggtaaatgCATCTATAAAAGGAagaaattttatgtcaaaaatataaataataatcatgaagcacatatttttattattctgcCAATTGACTTgacaattaattatttgaaGAGTTATTATCAAATTGCCTACTCATATTGGTCACTGGATGGTggatttatcacttggtccacaaTACATACAACATAtcattgcaaaataaaattactgcATCCTAAAAGTGCTTTACATTCTTAATAGGATCAAATAAAGCCAAATATGGGCAATCAGGAGAAATAATCcatgtagttttgaaaattggtacattTATACTTTGCGGTATCcagatgaacatactaaaagtcTGTAAAAGTTGAGATATGAgcaaaaatctgaaaaaaggTACCTTCAGCACCCTCCCCCCCCCTACACCCTCAGCACACCCCCCATCCCACCATTGAGGACTTTTATTATGTTCATCTGGATACTGCAAGGcataactgtaccaattttcaaaactacacaAATTTTTCCCctggttttattaattttctcacCCTATCTTTTTTTAAGAGAGAGacacctttaattttttttttaaatacttatgtcATTCGCAAATTCTATCTACTGTTAAATTATGGAATATGTTACTGATTGTGCAATTCTACTCAAAATTGATATTAATTAATCAACTTTGTCACACtagtttttctattgttttcaCTGGCGGACTAACAGTCTCAGAGGGTGTCCAAATGTCCGCCAGGTCTCTTCATAAAGTCTGGAACATGTCTAAAAATGTGTTAAGTACATCAATAATAAGGCCTCATTCAGCTTTGCTGCCCAGGTCCCCGAATGAGCTTAGTCCGCAGTTTTAGTTCTTATGAGTCTTACTTTTAAATATTCtataaagtattatttaaaagattttttttttcaaaaaagtaaaacatactccaaatacattaaaaaataactaaaataggAACCAACTACaatacccttgaaaatatttttctaggtacctacaagCTTGCATttggtgactcagcacgacccagcatgAGTGGAACagtagtcgtctacctcacctacatattttgggtttcaatccctcctgctgggtcgtgctgagtcaccgacttcaagctagtacagtcaagggcaaagatatcgacatggccaaaattgcaaaaatatgtatacacgaccttatgcacttaatattaaggccgtgtatatatatttttgcaactttgcccgtgtcgatatctttgcccttgactgtacagtctgttcaatataggaataaacagaaggaaaataggctctttatgatgcacgctttaggaagtcatttaataaattgcatttttttatacattctaaactaaattctaattaaaatattgaagaCGTCACTATTAGTTTAAATTATTcgttaactaactgttgcccgcgactccgtccacatagaattcgtttattgctatccagCGGgacctatgcaatttttcgggataaaaacttttcTCTGCCCTTCCGcaggacttgtactatctgtatatcgaatttcacctaaatcggttcagcagttaagACATGAAgatgtaggtaacaaacaaacatacagaattacaaactttcgtaattataattaatattagtgagattaactttgctattattcatataataatttaaaaacaataaaaaacttttctattttgttaaaaacagaaatttcttcctataaaatacctaaagaggcagagataaagaacattctgcaagaaatgGAACGTTTAGACATAAACGTAACattacgctagtaatattatgtttatgcgtttataatattgtgaactcaagaaatattctgtacattatttgtagtttttaatcgccagtttggatcaaaatgtgatgaccttcATAGTTaccttttcacaactaaagcactgcattcaatttgatgaaatttggaatggaaaaaagcttgaacttcatagcagaaacTCAGAAACTACAATACGAGTGAGTGAATGAGTCCACGAAagacagttattaaattatgttataaatataaatcgaattaatattatgtagcaaattacgtattaacgttgtgttattttgtaagtacctacattaagtatttatctacTTGCAAAGTAAGTAAAGAAAATAATGACTTcgtcttattacttcttttattcatcaccttcgtgaccttctagagtccagtgttatcctgaatggactataggtacctagaaaaatattttcaaggttttgtaTTTGGTTcctttattagttatttttttatatttttggagttggttttacttttttgttaaaaaatttctttatttctcactttttggTGATTCTTAGATAGAAGTAGAGATATAGATATGAATCAACTAATTATGTGAAGCAACATAATAATTGTGATGCCCCCAAAATGAGTAATAACATGGTTTGATTATTTGTAATatggtaattttttatatttaattatgtattcggtttaatatttatttcagatgAATTCTGAAAGTACAATTGGAGATGGTAAAAGATCAGCAACTCATGTTTCACCTGTTCTTCCCACAAACCACCGTTTTTTGGAGCCAGAAAGAGCGGTTAAAACTATCACTGATATGGCTGTCTGGGAGAAGTCTGAAGCTTATATGGAATACACAGGATTCATTGCAACCATCAATGAAGCAATCAAAGGCAAACCATTATCAGTAGACTGCAAGGTAAAtgataatgtcaaaaaattgTTACATGTTTTGGAAGAGATTGGAAAATACATTGAAGAGTTTCCCCCAGTTGAACAACCTCAAAGATTTGGCAACACAGCTTTCAGAGAATGGCTTGAAAAAGTCAAATGTAACACAACAATATTACTACAAGGAATGCTAGAACTACCACTTCAGTTAGCCATTCcagaaataaaagtttatttagaGGAAAGTTTTGGAAATGCCACAAGAATTGACTATGGTACAGGACATGAAATGTCGTTTGTCATGTTTTTGTGCTGTCTTTACAAAATAGGATTTCTGATTCCAGAAGATAATGTTTCAACTGTCTTTTTGGTTTTTAACAAGTATTTAAACATAGCAAGAACCTTGCAAAAGACTTACAGGATGGAGCCAGCTGGTAGCCATGGTGTGTGGAGCCTGGACGACTATCAGTTCATCCCCTTTATATGGGGTAGTGCTCAACTGGTAGATCAGCCCAAAATCTATCCACCAGTTAAATTTCTTGATGATGACATAATTGACAAATATGCTAATGATTATATGTTTCTTTCatgcataaaatatataaaggaTGTGAAAAAAGGTCCTTTTGCAGAGCACTCCAATCAGTTGTGGAGCATAAGTGCAGTCAGCTCCTGGTCTAAAATCAATCAAGGTCTAATCAAGATGTACAAAAAAGAGGTACTTAGCAAGTTCCCTGTAGTCCAGCACGTACTGTTCGGCTCGCTGCTTCCTATACGCCGATTCCCTATCAACCACTAAGTGAACACAGTTTTGGTCTAGTCTGGGTAAAGCTgatgatttttcaaaatttaagctaattaaaattacttaagtatcTATTTctaaatgtaattaatttaacagCTTGACTGCAAGAATGCATTAAATCCAGCTacactaataataatgtatataaTTACCAGGGGTCGTGACGATacatattgtttatttaatgtaagTTCCGTTTATTGACCTTAATTATACTTCATTCCATATAATTAGATAAATTTGATGAGGTATTCCTACCCTGTTACCACTTTATagtaacactagcttttgcccgcggtttcggcCGCGGGGAATTCGgttattccctcgggaactgtgcatttttccgggataaatgtAACCTATGTCACTTCCTGGCCCAAaaatctatgccaaaaatctcgTCAATCCgacgctccgtttcgacgtgaaagactgacaaacatacaaacacacactttcacatttataatattaaatatcaaCATAGCAaggaacaattcacaccaattgacctagtctcaaagtaagcttagcaaagcttgtgttatgggtattaaGCAActaaatattagtatggattttttcCTTAACTTGCATACCAAGTAAACaatagaattaaataaacacttatacGACTTACATTATAAAGGAAGAACTGATTTTGGTTATATGTAATTAAATGGGACCGAAATTTGGGACATGCACTATGTATGAAACAACAATAACTACTGAAATCGTTTCATAGCCAACGGAGATAATCGAGGATCGTAcctaaattcaaaaataaaacaatctttaaaatatatatttttttaatacataattttatagtATTGATTGTTTGTAggtacagatgtgcaagttgcagaaagtttcaAAAAAGTTCGGAAaattctcggaaatttctggaaatttcacaagaaatataggaaatttaaatttaattaagaaacggaaaggggccaatcaacttttttaccgacactaatctgtccgcgacatttttcaaacagttgcagatttttgtaagttaacatgttttttctgtaatttaatagatggtgtacatgaatacatgccatcttACGTAAGTtgaacctattaaaccgtgaaatatcttgttggaagttcgattttttggtaacgccagagacaattttggtaacgcaggagacgctcaaagtgtcggtaaaatagttgattggcccaaagtttcaatccccatataaaattgtgagaagtttctgaaattatcccatatgaaaaattccgcaattttggaaagttcctttggcacatcagtaggtAGATATTAGTAGAGGAGACGTGGAAGATCGACCTTCACCCATCTGATAACCGGATgggacatattttttattaaatattgtttatttacaaacacgCCTATGATAGTTTGCCTATCGAAAATTGTTCatggctatttttaattaaatgcggGCGATTAGCCGTGGATTAGCCgattagaaatagcttaatcCCGTCTTAACTCAACTGTTGTATATGCCcgtgcaattttatttttcatgttaccatggcaacgcaataaataaatgtcttggTGGCTTAAaaaaaggttacggtaacaatttgaaaggacaacgttcgctcgcactacgccatctattgattgcaaacgaagttaacacgtcatgtCATCTTGAGAGCCAAGGTATGTACGTAGCCGTTCTTGGACTGTGCcttctattcttgtttaaacttaaaatattatcccacgggaacgcattaccgggatatcaagcattttatgtctcaatgcagatctttgcCTATCTGTACGCCAAATTTCACGTAAATCCATTCAGTCGTTATCGTTTATCTTCACAAAATAAAGGTGTAATTTTTTACTCTTTCTATCGGTTGATCTCTGTCCACCTGTTTTTGTTAGAGCACATCTCCGAAGATACTCAACAGATTTAAAACTACAATAGAAACAAAAACCAGATGTAAAGCCTAGTATGTATGTAGTTCCATATGGAACTAAAGGGATCATTTATTTGACATGTACATACGGATGAATGAATAGGATGGCCGTGTGGGAAAGgaggttttatttaaatgatttatttgcaacattggttgttttgatttaaaaaagaagaaaagtcAGTCGTGAGAAGTCAGAGCTACGCTGTCCACGTATTGAATTGCTTTCTAAGTTTAATACAGATTTTACAAGATTAACTCGTTTGTTTTCGACTGCCACTCCCACAAAATTAATGTACCGATTGTTCCATATGGAACTCCAGGGATATCCCCAAAATGGTTTTGTTCCCCATCTCTATATTACGGTAcgtacttactaatattatatactgaccggcaaaaaatctgggccccaaatgtatgcagttataggtaattttgtatggagtgggccaaattttgtgccgctcagtatattatgcgaaagtaactgtttgtTGCTTCTAACACATAAAACAACTGAACCGAATATAAATGACGTTTGGTATGGATATAGTTTTAGATCCTGGGAAGGACGTAACGTAGCTTttatatcccagaaaattgtgTACTTAGTTAAAACGATTCTTGTAAGACGAAAATGCGGACAAACCTAGTGATCAAAATTTGTTGGTAATTACTAATTAGGGCGACGTCAtcacggcaccaatcatggacatgttaagcacagtagcaaggattcaatgccttattatagctcaccattcatgaaccaccagttatgatcatcagttatctgcacataagtgttattgttttagaaaaagtagcgtccgtttcttaatattgggttaggGGAATACCTAGTTACCTATTTGTGCAACGatagagcaaagttgttttttgttgcgagtgttgactttgaatcccgagtaagcgaaggattctataattgaatcacgagcgtagcgagtgattctagcttagaatcctgagagcagcaagggattcaaacacacgtgatgcaaaaaaactttggtctcgtgtgacacatgcaatttttcacctcagcagcgagaaca harbors:
- the CAHbeta gene encoding carbonic anhydrase beta isoform X2 → MDSRMIPTRFTETSVGDMFVVRNAGNLIPHSQHFIDEMTSCEPAALELACIVNDIRHIIVCGHSDCKAMNLLYTLKSKEESSTEQRRISPLKSWLCNHGKTSLDKFIAMNGDFSNPMLFTAETPQTKFVAYIDPDNKFSTEDKLSQVNTLQQLQNIASYGMLKKRLQKHDLHIHALWFDIFTGDIYYFSRRAKTFIVIDEATYETILAEVRRYYS
- the CAHbeta gene encoding carbonic anhydrase beta isoform X1, which translates into the protein MERILRGIMRYRVLDRSSMVKQFQQVKDNPVPKALFYTCMDSRMIPTRFTETSVGDMFVVRNAGNLIPHSQHFIDEMTSCEPAALELACIVNDIRHIIVCGHSDCKAMNLLYTLKSKEESSTEQRRISPLKSWLCNHGKTSLDKFIAMNGDFSNPMLFTAETPQTKFVAYIDPDNKFSTEDKLSQVNTLQQLQNIASYGMLKKRLQKHDLHIHALWFDIFTGDIYYFSRRAKTFIVIDEATYETILAEVRRYYS
- the LOC141430370 gene encoding serine/threonine-protein phosphatase 2A activator-like isoform X1; the protein is MTFIVTFSQLKHCIQFDEIWNGKKLELHSRNSETTIRMNSESTIGDGKRSATHVSPVLPTNHRFLEPERAVKTITDMAVWEKSEAYMEYTGFIATINEAIKGKPLSVDCKVNDNVKKLLHVLEEIGKYIEEFPPVEQPQRFGNTAFREWLEKVKCNTTILLQGMLELPLQLAIPEIKVYLEESFGNATRIDYGTGHEMSFVMFLCCLYKIGFLIPEDNVSTVFLVFNKYLNIARTLQKTYRMEPAGSHGVWSLDDYQFIPFIWGSAQLVDQPKIYPPVKFLDDDIIDKYANDYMFLSCIKYIKDVKKGPFAEHSNQLWSISAVSSWSKINQGLIKMYKKEVLSKFPVVQHVLFGSLLPIRRFPINH
- the LOC141430370 gene encoding serine/threonine-protein phosphatase 2A activator-like isoform X2 gives rise to the protein MNSESTIGDGKRSATHVSPVLPTNHRFLEPERAVKTITDMAVWEKSEAYMEYTGFIATINEAIKGKPLSVDCKVNDNVKKLLHVLEEIGKYIEEFPPVEQPQRFGNTAFREWLEKVKCNTTILLQGMLELPLQLAIPEIKVYLEESFGNATRIDYGTGHEMSFVMFLCCLYKIGFLIPEDNVSTVFLVFNKYLNIARTLQKTYRMEPAGSHGVWSLDDYQFIPFIWGSAQLVDQPKIYPPVKFLDDDIIDKYANDYMFLSCIKYIKDVKKGPFAEHSNQLWSISAVSSWSKINQGLIKMYKKEVLSKFPVVQHVLFGSLLPIRRFPINH